From a single Streptomyces sp. NBC_00237 genomic region:
- a CDS encoding glucarate dehydratase family protein produces MRIVDVVLTPVAFRDPPLLNAMGVHEPFALRGVIELRCEDGVVGLGESYGDLAFLDQVRKVLPELTGHDVFDLPGLRRTVTRVLGGAVFADEHGLTGGFSVSKTIASVYALFEVACLDAQGHRLGRPVVDLLGGRVRDEVDFSAYLFYKYGAHTGAEQDVWGEVLTPQALVGEARRMIDQYGFKSIKLKGGVLPPDEEMDGIRALAEAFPGHPLRIDPNAAWTVETSLRVARELDGVLEYLEDPTPGIEGMAKVAEQASMPLATNMCVVRFEDLEPAFRAGAVGVVLSDHHFWGGLRDTQALSKTCESFGVGLSMHSNSHLGISLAAMVHVAAATPHLTYACDTHWPWRDVDVVAPGALEFRGGAVTVPDGPGLGIELDPDALARAHEDYVRCGRTKRDDVTYMRTFVPSFEPNTARW; encoded by the coding sequence ATGAGGATAGTCGACGTCGTCCTCACCCCGGTCGCGTTCCGGGACCCGCCGCTGCTCAACGCGATGGGCGTGCACGAGCCGTTCGCGTTGCGCGGTGTGATCGAGCTGCGCTGCGAGGACGGAGTGGTCGGTCTCGGCGAGTCCTACGGCGACCTGGCCTTCCTCGACCAGGTGCGGAAGGTGCTGCCGGAACTGACCGGGCACGACGTGTTCGACCTGCCGGGACTGCGCCGCACCGTGACGCGGGTCCTGGGCGGCGCGGTGTTCGCCGACGAGCACGGCCTCACCGGCGGCTTCTCGGTGAGCAAGACCATCGCCAGCGTGTACGCGCTGTTCGAGGTCGCGTGCCTGGACGCCCAGGGGCACCGCCTGGGCCGCCCGGTGGTCGACCTGCTCGGCGGACGGGTGCGCGACGAGGTCGACTTCTCCGCGTACCTCTTCTACAAGTACGGAGCGCACACGGGCGCCGAACAGGACGTCTGGGGCGAGGTGCTCACCCCACAGGCCCTGGTCGGCGAGGCGCGCCGGATGATCGACCAGTACGGTTTCAAGTCGATCAAGCTCAAGGGCGGCGTGCTGCCCCCCGACGAGGAGATGGACGGCATCCGCGCGCTGGCCGAAGCCTTCCCCGGCCACCCGCTGCGCATCGACCCGAACGCGGCCTGGACGGTGGAGACTTCCCTGCGCGTCGCGCGCGAACTGGACGGCGTCCTCGAATACCTGGAGGACCCGACCCCGGGCATCGAAGGCATGGCGAAGGTCGCCGAGCAGGCGAGCATGCCGCTGGCCACCAACATGTGCGTGGTGCGCTTCGAGGACCTCGAACCGGCGTTCCGGGCCGGGGCCGTCGGCGTCGTCCTCTCCGACCACCACTTCTGGGGCGGCCTGCGCGACACCCAGGCCCTGTCGAAGACCTGCGAGTCCTTCGGCGTCGGCCTCTCGATGCACTCCAACAGCCACCTCGGCATCAGTCTCGCCGCGATGGTGCACGTCGCCGCGGCGACCCCGCATCTGACGTACGCCTGCGACACCCACTGGCCGTGGCGCGACGTCGACGTCGTCGCACCGGGCGCGCTGGAGTTCCGAGGCGGCGCGGTGACCGTGCCGGACGGGCCGGGCCTGGGCATCGAGCTGGACCCGGACGCGCTGGCCAGGGCACACGAGGACTACGTCCGGTGCGGAAGGACCAAGCGGGACGACGTGACCTACATGCGCACCTTCGTCCCCTCGTTCGAACCGAACACGGCACGGTGGTGA
- a CDS encoding NAD(P)-dependent oxidoreductase has protein sequence MAEQRVLITGSGGMVGGLMRSRLRRDGRILRLLDLSDQPAAQAGEAVELVSASVTDPAAMAEACTAVDAVIHLGGHSREASWEEILDVNVHGTRTVLEAARAAGVPRVILASSNHAVGFRRNDEAGDTGLAADSTARPDTFYGVSKAAVEALGSLYHSRYGMDVIVVRIGSCYPSPVALGPRGLATWLSPGDAARLFEACLATPSPGYRLIWGVSDNTRRIYSLAEAEALGYTSRDDAETFADRITAPAPTGPAAEYIGGPFVTTPLGEPN, from the coding sequence ATGGCAGAACAGCGCGTCCTCATCACCGGCTCAGGGGGCATGGTCGGCGGCCTGATGCGCTCGCGGCTCCGCCGTGACGGCCGGATCCTGCGCCTGCTGGACCTGTCCGACCAACCGGCCGCACAGGCCGGTGAAGCGGTCGAGCTGGTCTCCGCCTCGGTCACCGACCCGGCCGCGATGGCCGAGGCGTGCACCGCTGTCGACGCGGTCATCCATCTCGGCGGGCACAGCCGCGAGGCGTCGTGGGAAGAGATCCTCGACGTCAACGTCCACGGCACCAGAACGGTCCTGGAAGCCGCCCGCGCGGCCGGTGTCCCGCGCGTGATCCTGGCATCCAGCAACCACGCCGTCGGTTTCCGGCGGAACGACGAAGCGGGCGACACGGGCCTGGCCGCCGACTCCACCGCCCGCCCCGACACCTTCTACGGCGTGAGCAAGGCTGCCGTCGAAGCACTCGGAAGCCTCTACCACTCGCGCTACGGCATGGACGTCATCGTCGTCCGCATCGGCTCCTGCTACCCGAGCCCGGTCGCCCTCGGGCCGCGCGGCCTGGCCACCTGGCTCTCCCCCGGCGACGCCGCGCGCCTGTTCGAAGCCTGTCTGGCCACCCCGTCGCCCGGCTACCGCCTGATCTGGGGCGTCTCCGACAATACCCGCCGTATCTACTCCCTCGCCGAAGCGGAGGCCCTGGGCTACACGTCCCGGGACGACGCCGAGACGTTCGCGGACCGGATCACCGCCCCCGCCCCCACCGGCCCCGCAGCGGAGTACATCGGCGGCCCCTTCGTCACGACCCCCCTGGGCGAACCCAACTGA
- a CDS encoding IclR family transcriptional regulator: MPQKVGTPAGGKAVEPAGVKSARRAIDLLETFAANGAWLSLADLQLSTGFPRSSLHGLLRTLLDAGWLEVDSPTGRYRLGVRALICGTAYLDRDPVVPYATEALERVREKTGFTAHYARRDGAQVVYLETRESVRSTHLVSRVGRTLPAHATALGKALLAELTHDEIEALLRDPLTALTPNTITSVEALHAECALTRERGYGAEVEEGGLGVRCVASVIPYRIPATDAMSCSMPLHQVTDDDARRVGELLAETTAELGQRLRRAGIR, encoded by the coding sequence GTGCCGCAGAAGGTGGGAACCCCCGCCGGGGGGAAGGCAGTTGAACCCGCGGGAGTGAAGTCGGCGCGGCGCGCCATCGATCTGCTGGAGACCTTCGCGGCCAACGGCGCCTGGCTGTCGCTGGCCGATCTCCAGCTGAGTACCGGATTCCCCAGGTCGAGCCTGCACGGGCTGCTCCGCACGCTGCTCGACGCCGGGTGGCTGGAGGTGGACTCCCCCACCGGGCGATACCGCCTGGGGGTCCGGGCGTTGATCTGCGGCACCGCGTATCTCGACCGTGACCCGGTGGTCCCGTACGCGACGGAAGCACTCGAACGCGTCCGCGAGAAGACCGGGTTCACCGCGCACTACGCCCGCCGCGACGGCGCGCAGGTGGTGTATCTGGAGACCCGGGAGTCGGTCAGGTCCACCCATCTGGTGTCCCGGGTCGGCCGGACCCTTCCCGCGCACGCCACCGCCCTCGGGAAGGCGCTGCTCGCCGAGCTGACGCACGACGAGATCGAAGCCCTGCTGCGCGACCCGCTGACCGCACTGACCCCGAACACGATCACCTCGGTCGAAGCCCTCCACGCCGAATGCGCCCTGACGCGGGAACGCGGCTACGGCGCCGAGGTCGAGGAAGGCGGCCTCGGGGTGCGGTGCGTCGCCTCGGTGATCCCCTACCGGATCCCCGCCACCGACGCGATGAGCTGCTCCATGCCCCTCCACCAGGTCACCGACGACGACGCCCGGCGCGTCGGCGAACTGCTCGCCGAGACCACCGCGGAGCTCGGGCAGCGCCTGCGCCGCGCGGGAATCCGCTGA
- a CDS encoding 5-dehydro-4-deoxyglucarate dehydratase, whose translation MTAHTPIQLDGLLAFPLTPFTHELDLDLDAFAETVEGHVAAGAGALFIACGTGEFSALAADEQAALLRRARDVVAGRVPVWVGAGGGAATARAGIAAAQEGNADGVLLLPPYLVSGSPSGLVDHVRYAVNDSSVPVVVYHRSNGAFTPRSAVALLDIPSVAGLKDGVGDVELMTRIVTSIRSSHAPRAEDFLFFNGLPTAEVSARAYRAIGVSRYSSAVHCFAPEIAVRFHGALAAGDDHVVDALLAGFYLPLVALRDETPGFAVSLVKAAARLRGDRVGGVRPPLVEPGAEQVERLKKIVKDGYALLTALDAIDATQAAGATQAAGATQAAGAANAAGAANALDGVRR comes from the coding sequence TTGACGGCACACACCCCCATCCAGCTCGACGGCCTCCTCGCGTTTCCCCTCACCCCCTTCACCCACGAACTGGACCTGGACCTGGACGCGTTCGCCGAAACGGTCGAGGGACATGTGGCGGCCGGTGCCGGAGCGCTGTTCATCGCCTGTGGGACCGGCGAGTTCAGCGCGCTGGCGGCCGACGAACAGGCCGCACTCCTGCGCAGGGCACGCGACGTGGTCGCGGGCCGGGTGCCGGTCTGGGTGGGCGCCGGGGGCGGCGCGGCGACGGCACGGGCCGGGATCGCGGCGGCACAGGAAGGGAACGCCGACGGCGTCCTCCTGCTGCCCCCCTACCTCGTGTCCGGATCACCGTCCGGCCTCGTCGACCACGTGCGCTACGCGGTGAACGACTCATCCGTCCCGGTCGTCGTCTACCACCGCTCCAACGGCGCGTTCACCCCGAGGTCCGCGGTGGCGCTGCTCGACATCCCGTCCGTGGCCGGTCTCAAGGACGGCGTCGGCGACGTCGAGCTGATGACCAGGATCGTCACCTCGATCCGCAGCTCGCATGCGCCTCGGGCCGAGGACTTCCTGTTCTTCAACGGCCTGCCGACGGCCGAGGTCTCCGCCCGCGCGTACCGGGCGATCGGGGTGAGCCGCTATTCGTCGGCGGTCCACTGCTTCGCGCCGGAGATCGCTGTCCGCTTCCACGGCGCACTCGCGGCCGGGGACGACCACGTCGTCGACGCGCTGCTCGCGGGGTTCTACCTGCCGCTGGTGGCGCTGCGGGACGAAACCCCGGGCTTCGCGGTCTCGCTGGTGAAGGCCGCCGCACGGCTGCGGGGCGACAGGGTCGGCGGCGTCCGGCCACCACTCGTCGAACCCGGGGCGGAACAGGTCGAACGCCTGAAGAAGATCGTCAAGGACGGCTACGCGCTGCTGACCGCGCTGGACGCGATCGACGCGACGCAAGCAGCGGGCGCGACGCAAGCAGCGGGCGCGACGCAAGCAGCAGGCGCAGCGAACGCAGCGGGCGCAGCGAACGCACTGGACGGTGTTCGCCGATGA